The proteins below are encoded in one region of Parvicella tangerina:
- a CDS encoding type I restriction endonuclease subunit R, with product MKTPSFLEDHISQIPALQLLIKMGFEYLSPEQLEVERRERLSNVILEDVLEKQLHKINTIDFRGQEYKFSTNNVFHAIQALKDFPLKDGLIITNEKVYELLSLGKSFEETIGGDKKSFTLDYIDWKNPHNNVFHVAEEFPVERSSSHQTRRPDIVLFVNGIPLVVIECKRPDLKSGDNKKPFEQAISQQLRNQHEDEIPGLFIYSQLLLSLATNDAWYGTTGTPAEFWSKWKEQNDDYNELEGLKNTPLNGHWKERLFAGRFKYVRGYFDELEKAHLKITEQDKLLYSLCNKERLLELIYQFTLFDNGTKKVARYQQYFAVKNALHRVRHFEDGKRQGGVIWHTQGSGKSLTMVMLAKAIALEESIRNPRIVLVTDRIDLDDQIYKTFDACDMEPVQAKTGKHLTELIKEDKASIITTLVQKFEAAVKRSKAEDESTEIFVLVDESHRSHYGEANIKMQKAFPNACYIGLTGTPLMKKDKNTAAKFGGIIDKYTIDQAVDDKAVVPLLYEGRHVVQEVNQKTIDTYFDMVSEPLNDYQRADLKKKFSRADQLNEADQKILRTAWDISLHYKENWQGTPYKGQVTAPSKEAALKYKSYLDDIGLITSEVIISPPDTREGHEDIYKKTNDKVQEFWDIMMKKYGTERQYNKSIINSFKNDDHPEVIIVVDKLLTGFDAPRNTVLYICRSLREHTLLQAIARVNRLFEGKDFGYIIDYYGILGDLDKALTTYSSLSEFDEEDLAGTMINVKEEVEKLAERHSHLWDLFKTIENRRDEEAYELLLGEKDVRDDFYDRLSAFARTLKLALSTLEFARDTPEKKINQYKEDVKFFLKLRVSVKQRYSEEIDYKQYEKQIQKLIDTHISSDEVIQVTEQVDIFNQEEFQKEVEKVEGKAARADMIASRTAKTITANMEEDPVFYKKFSKLLQEAIDAFKEKRLSEAEYLKSVTDIMQKVQTRSDDKEPEILKNRDVAKAFYRIVNEEIKATDEKSAEIGIRLDDIINANKIVDWDRKVDIQNRMKQTMEDYLYDLRNEGIELPFDTIDSIIETVMEVALKRY from the coding sequence ATGAAGACACCATCATTTTTAGAAGACCATATATCTCAAATCCCAGCACTACAGTTGCTCATTAAAATGGGGTTTGAATACCTTTCTCCTGAACAGTTGGAGGTAGAAAGAAGAGAGAGGCTCTCCAATGTCATTCTTGAAGATGTTTTAGAAAAACAGTTACACAAGATCAATACAATTGATTTCAGAGGACAAGAATATAAATTCAGCACGAACAATGTATTCCATGCTATTCAAGCACTCAAGGACTTTCCATTAAAGGATGGGTTGATTATTACCAATGAGAAGGTGTACGAGCTGTTATCTCTTGGTAAGAGTTTTGAAGAAACCATTGGAGGGGACAAAAAGAGTTTCACTTTAGATTATATTGATTGGAAGAATCCGCACAACAATGTATTTCACGTAGCTGAAGAATTCCCGGTTGAAAGGTCATCAAGCCACCAAACAAGGAGGCCGGATATTGTATTGTTTGTAAACGGAATTCCTTTGGTTGTTATTGAATGCAAAAGGCCAGACCTAAAATCAGGTGACAATAAGAAGCCTTTTGAACAGGCTATTTCTCAGCAGTTACGTAATCAACATGAAGATGAAATACCGGGCTTATTCATCTATTCACAGCTATTACTATCATTGGCCACAAATGATGCATGGTATGGAACTACGGGAACTCCTGCAGAGTTCTGGTCTAAATGGAAAGAGCAAAATGACGACTACAACGAATTGGAAGGACTAAAAAATACACCACTGAATGGTCATTGGAAGGAACGATTATTTGCTGGTCGATTTAAGTATGTTCGTGGTTACTTTGACGAGCTTGAGAAGGCGCATTTGAAGATAACTGAACAAGACAAGTTGCTCTACTCTCTTTGTAACAAAGAAAGACTTCTAGAGCTCATTTATCAGTTTACGCTTTTCGATAATGGCACTAAAAAGGTAGCTAGGTATCAGCAATATTTTGCGGTGAAAAATGCCCTCCACCGTGTACGTCATTTCGAAGACGGCAAGAGACAAGGCGGGGTTATTTGGCACACACAAGGAAGCGGAAAATCTTTAACCATGGTAATGCTGGCCAAAGCCATTGCTTTAGAGGAGTCGATTCGAAACCCACGCATAGTGCTTGTTACAGACAGAATTGACCTTGACGACCAAATCTACAAGACATTTGATGCTTGTGATATGGAACCCGTTCAGGCCAAGACCGGAAAGCATCTTACCGAACTTATCAAGGAAGATAAAGCTTCCATTATTACCACATTAGTTCAAAAATTTGAAGCTGCGGTAAAAAGAAGTAAAGCAGAAGATGAGTCCACAGAAATTTTTGTTCTGGTAGACGAAAGCCACCGGAGTCACTATGGTGAGGCAAATATTAAAATGCAAAAAGCCTTTCCAAATGCTTGTTACATTGGTTTAACAGGTACTCCTTTGATGAAAAAGGACAAGAACACTGCGGCCAAATTCGGAGGCATTATAGATAAGTACACAATTGATCAGGCAGTAGATGACAAAGCAGTTGTCCCACTTCTTTATGAAGGAAGGCACGTAGTTCAAGAGGTAAACCAAAAGACCATTGACACCTATTTTGATATGGTGTCTGAGCCACTCAACGATTACCAAAGAGCTGACCTCAAAAAGAAATTCAGTAGAGCCGACCAATTGAATGAAGCTGACCAGAAGATTCTTCGAACAGCATGGGATATTTCATTGCATTATAAAGAAAACTGGCAAGGAACGCCATATAAGGGGCAGGTCACAGCACCATCCAAAGAAGCGGCATTAAAGTACAAAAGCTATTTGGATGATATTGGACTCATCACCAGTGAAGTTATTATTTCTCCCCCAGATACCCGGGAAGGACATGAGGACATCTACAAAAAGACCAATGATAAGGTTCAGGAGTTTTGGGACATTATGATGAAGAAGTACGGCACAGAAAGGCAGTACAACAAGAGTATTATCAACTCTTTTAAGAATGATGACCACCCTGAGGTTATTATCGTGGTTGACAAACTACTTACGGGTTTTGATGCGCCAAGAAATACAGTTCTGTACATCTGTCGTTCACTCAGAGAACACACCTTGCTTCAAGCAATAGCCAGGGTGAACAGATTGTTTGAAGGAAAAGATTTCGGCTACATCATTGATTACTATGGTATCCTCGGTGACCTTGACAAAGCGCTAACTACCTACAGCTCTCTTTCTGAATTTGATGAAGAAGATTTGGCTGGGACAATGATAAACGTAAAAGAAGAGGTAGAAAAGCTGGCTGAACGACATTCACACCTTTGGGATTTATTCAAAACAATTGAAAACAGAAGGGATGAAGAAGCTTACGAACTGCTGCTTGGAGAGAAAGATGTCCGGGATGATTTCTATGACCGCCTATCTGCATTTGCCAGAACTTTAAAACTGGCTCTGTCTACATTGGAATTTGCGAGAGACACACCAGAAAAGAAAATCAATCAATACAAGGAAGACGTTAAATTCTTCTTAAAGCTAAGGGTCTCGGTGAAGCAACGTTACTCAGAGGAAATAGATTATAAACAGTATGAAAAACAGATACAGAAGCTTATAGATACCCATATATCTTCTGATGAAGTAATTCAGGTAACGGAACAGGTAGATATATTCAATCAAGAAGAATTTCAAAAGGAGGTTGAGAAGGTGGAAGGTAAAGCTGCTCGTGCGGATATGATTGCCAGTAGAACTGCCAAAACCATTACAGCCAACATGGAGGAAGATCCAGTATTCTACAAGAAGTTTTCCAAGCTGCTTCAGGAGGCCATAGATGCCTTCAAAGAAAAGAGGCTTTCAGAAGCAGAATACTTAAAGTCTGTGACGGATATCATGCAGAAGGTTCAAACTCGTTCAGATGATAAGGAACCAGAAATTCTTAAGAACAGAGATGTTGCCAAGGCTTTTTACAGGATTGTAAATGAAGAAATCAAAGCAACTGATGAAAAAAGTGCTGAGATAGGAATTCGCTTGGACGACATCATTAACGCCAATAAAATAGTTGATTGGGACAGAAAGGTAGATATCCAAAACAGGATGAAGCAGACTATGGAGGACTACCTATATGATTTACGGAATGAGGGAATAGAATTGCCATTTGACACAATTGATTCAATCATAGAAACCGTGATGGAGGTAGCGTTAAAGCGATACTAA
- a CDS encoding DUF429 domain-containing protein produces the protein MELNAKYYLGVDVAGSKNTWFTIIKYSNGKLHLLQPPDITSFNALLDIGNKLGGFHAIAIDAPLSEDVVSESGMRPCEKALRIELENGGNPNWIMSQNSMMAVPTRGRSIASLLALYSGTIIETHPTVCLHRTLGNIPNYKKPSERVVVYPLVLRWLDSINLIIDTEPGWFEKDGCLDSLVCACVSFLYIQSPDSLENLSLKDLADSGVLNMRGHHPFIITK, from the coding sequence ATGGAGTTAAATGCCAAATATTATTTGGGTGTTGATGTAGCAGGATCAAAGAACACGTGGTTTACCATAATTAAATATTCAAACGGAAAACTCCATCTACTCCAACCGCCAGACATAACATCATTCAATGCTCTCCTAGATATAGGTAATAAACTTGGTGGGTTCCATGCAATAGCTATTGACGCTCCTTTATCAGAGGATGTTGTTTCTGAATCTGGAATGAGACCTTGTGAAAAAGCACTAAGGATAGAGCTTGAAAATGGAGGTAATCCAAATTGGATAATGTCCCAAAACAGTATGATGGCTGTTCCTACCAGAGGTCGCAGTATTGCGTCATTACTAGCCCTTTATTCAGGCACAATCATTGAAACACACCCCACAGTTTGTTTGCACAGGACTTTAGGCAACATTCCTAATTACAAAAAACCTTCTGAGCGTGTAGTGGTCTACCCCTTGGTTTTGAGATGGTTAGATTCTATAAACTTGATCATTGACACAGAACCAGGTTGGTTTGAGAAAGACGGCTGTTTAGATTCTCTCGTGTGCGCGTGCGTGTCCTTTTTATACATACAAAGCCCTGATTCACTGGAAAACCTTTCACTCAAAGATTTAGCGGATTCTGGTGTTTTGAATATGAGAGGACACCATCCATTTATCATAACTAAATAA
- a CDS encoding O-acetyl-ADP-ribose deacetylase: MRIELIKGDITEQWVDAVVNAANTTLLGGGGVDGAIHRKGGRRILEECQAIRAKQGGCKVGEAVITTAGKLPAKFVIHTVGPRWNDGKSNEANLLKNCYINSLDLAVENNVDTIAFTNISTGIYRFPKNAAAEIAIDSVVNFPDKDKINLLQFVCFDEENYRIYSDKLKDLNS, translated from the coding sequence ATGAGAATAGAGCTTATTAAAGGAGACATAACAGAACAATGGGTTGACGCAGTAGTCAATGCAGCCAACACCACTTTACTTGGAGGTGGTGGAGTAGATGGAGCAATTCACCGTAAAGGCGGTAGACGAATCCTTGAAGAATGTCAAGCTATTCGAGCCAAACAAGGAGGCTGTAAAGTCGGTGAGGCTGTTATCACAACAGCAGGTAAACTCCCAGCCAAATTCGTTATTCATACTGTTGGACCCAGATGGAATGATGGTAAAAGCAATGAAGCCAATCTCTTAAAGAACTGCTATATCAATTCCTTGGATCTTGCAGTCGAGAATAATGTTGATACAATAGCTTTTACAAACATAAGCACAGGAATTTATCGATTCCCCAAAAATGCAGCGGCTGAAATTGCCATAGACTCAGTTGTTAACTTTCCGGACAAAGACAAAATTAATTTGTTGCAATTCGTCTGTTTTGATGAAGAGAACTACCGGATCTATTCCGACAAGTTAAAGGATTTAAATAGCTAG
- a CDS encoding restriction endonuclease subunit S — MIGDKKGYKKTKIGYIPEDWKVLKVEDCMTPIKKPIDPKPNEKYREIGVRSHGKGIFYKDAIKGADLGNKRVFKVEPHCFIVNIVFAWEQAVAKTTLNESGFIASHRFPMYQPKRGILNLDFITNYFNTPRGKYLLGVASPGGAGRNKTLGRKNFAELLIPVPGYDEQVRISEVLTTWDKAIRKNRSLISKLETQKKIIAENLINKDFDSWGNREDWRTIKLKEVLGYEQPNDYLVSDTNYSDQFKTPVLTAGKTFILGYTDEQEGVYTPKNKIILFDDFTTSSKLVSFPFKLKSSAAKILYPKSDLVDLEFIYEAMQVKNYKPIAHRRHWISQYSEFEFNIPNLNRQKEILKILTGLNTELRIVKEQLNLIKKQKKGLMQRLFKGENRFKSAQNG; from the coding sequence ATGATCGGAGATAAAAAAGGATATAAAAAGACAAAAATCGGATATATTCCTGAGGATTGGAAGGTACTTAAGGTTGAAGATTGTATGACACCAATTAAAAAACCTATTGATCCAAAACCGAATGAAAAATATCGTGAAATCGGTGTAAGGTCGCACGGGAAAGGAATCTTTTATAAGGATGCAATTAAAGGTGCTGATTTAGGAAATAAAAGAGTCTTTAAGGTTGAGCCCCACTGTTTCATTGTAAATATTGTATTTGCTTGGGAACAAGCTGTTGCAAAAACCACCCTCAACGAGTCAGGGTTTATTGCTTCTCATAGGTTTCCAATGTATCAACCAAAACGAGGAATTCTAAATCTTGATTTTATTACAAATTACTTCAATACACCGAGAGGCAAATACCTTTTAGGCGTTGCTTCTCCCGGAGGAGCTGGTAGAAACAAGACACTAGGACGAAAGAACTTTGCTGAATTGCTGATTCCAGTTCCAGGTTATGACGAACAGGTGAGAATTTCCGAGGTGCTTACGACTTGGGATAAAGCAATACGAAAAAACAGAAGCCTTATTTCAAAACTTGAAACCCAAAAAAAAATCATAGCGGAGAATTTAATAAACAAGGATTTTGATTCTTGGGGAAATAGGGAAGATTGGAGAACTATTAAGTTAAAAGAGGTTTTGGGTTACGAACAACCAAATGATTATTTGGTCTCTGACACTAATTACTCCGATCAATTTAAAACACCTGTGTTGACTGCAGGTAAAACCTTTATCCTTGGATATACTGATGAACAGGAGGGAGTTTACACACCCAAAAACAAAATAATTTTATTTGATGACTTTACTACTTCAAGTAAACTTGTCAGCTTTCCTTTCAAACTCAAATCTTCTGCTGCTAAAATTCTGTACCCTAAAAGTGACCTAGTCGATTTGGAGTTTATATACGAAGCTATGCAGGTAAAGAATTATAAGCCAATCGCTCATAGGCGACATTGGATCTCGCAATACAGTGAATTTGAGTTTAATATTCCAAATCTTAATAGGCAGAAAGAGATTTTAAAAATTTTGACAGGATTAAATACTGAATTGAGAATTGTAAAAGAACAATTAAATCTGATTAAAAAACAAAAAAAAGGTTTGATGCAGAGGTTATTCAAGGGTGAAAATAGATTTAAATCAGCACAAAATGGCTAA
- a CDS encoding restriction endonuclease subunit S, whose protein sequence is MKKYFKIKELAEIRFGINARTVPNGTIPCLQGKDFDEFGELDETGITFVPEEDCGEKDWLQKGDVLFAAKGSRNYAVVWMRSDMRVVASATFFVIRLKKKEVLPRYLAWYLMSTHAVRYFERNVKTATIKTISKKVFDQLEVEIPSKERQNKLIVLHYLLRDEQRISALIKEKRERLIMNL, encoded by the coding sequence ATGAAAAAATATTTTAAAATAAAAGAACTAGCAGAGATTCGATTTGGAATCAACGCTCGAACTGTGCCAAATGGGACAATCCCGTGTTTGCAGGGCAAGGATTTTGATGAGTTCGGAGAGCTGGATGAAACAGGAATTACCTTTGTGCCTGAAGAAGATTGTGGTGAAAAGGATTGGTTGCAAAAAGGTGACGTACTTTTTGCGGCCAAAGGTTCGCGTAATTATGCAGTAGTTTGGATGAGAAGCGACATGAGGGTCGTTGCGTCTGCCACTTTCTTTGTAATACGATTGAAGAAAAAGGAAGTCCTGCCGAGATATCTTGCTTGGTATTTGATGTCTACTCACGCAGTCCGATATTTTGAAAGAAACGTGAAGACGGCAACCATAAAAACCATTAGTAAAAAGGTGTTCGATCAATTGGAGGTAGAAATCCCTTCAAAGGAACGTCAAAACAAATTGATTGTGCTACATTATTTGCTGAGAGATGAGCAACGGATATCTGCATTGATAAAAGAAAAGAGAGAACGATTAATAATGAATCTGTAA
- a CDS encoding M48 family metallopeptidase, translated as MEQVEISYGSTIIPFALKRSDRKTMSITVQPDTTVQVTAPKEAELEKVKKKVEQKARWITKQQRFFENFLPATPKREYVSGETHLYLGRQYRLKVEDSKINSVKLIAGRIIVECTSPKNPDFVKQLLSGWYKSHAEKRFENAIKENKRFFKKHDIGNPPLEIKRMAKRWGSCTSKGKIILNPEIIKAPSKCIDYVVIHELCHLVHHHHGKDFYELQEKIMPDWRRWKERLEKIMI; from the coding sequence ATGGAACAAGTCGAAATCTCATACGGAAGTACGATAATTCCATTCGCTCTCAAGCGTTCGGACAGAAAAACCATGAGTATTACTGTACAGCCTGACACCACAGTTCAGGTTACTGCACCCAAAGAAGCAGAATTAGAAAAGGTCAAGAAGAAGGTGGAACAAAAAGCACGTTGGATTACCAAACAGCAGCGGTTTTTTGAGAATTTTCTTCCAGCTACACCCAAACGGGAGTACGTCTCTGGTGAGACCCATCTTTATTTGGGTCGGCAGTATAGACTGAAAGTAGAGGACTCAAAGATAAACTCAGTAAAGCTCATTGCAGGAAGAATTATTGTTGAATGTACCTCTCCCAAAAATCCAGATTTTGTAAAGCAGTTGTTAAGCGGGTGGTATAAATCACATGCTGAAAAACGATTCGAGAATGCGATTAAGGAGAATAAGCGCTTTTTCAAGAAACACGACATTGGAAATCCGCCTCTGGAAATCAAACGCATGGCTAAGCGCTGGGGCAGTTGTACGTCAAAAGGGAAAATTATTCTTAACCCCGAAATTATCAAGGCTCCATCAAAATGTATTGATTACGTAGTAATTCATGAGTTGTGCCATTTGGTTCACCATCATCATGGCAAAGATTTCTACGAGCTTCAAGAGAAGATAATGCCAGACTGGAGAAGGTGGAAGGAACGATTAGAAAAGATAATGATATGA
- a CDS encoding helix-turn-helix domain-containing protein gives MNNTRDEIFIKNFGERVKQLRISKGMSQEQLMLEAEVGKNQIGLIERGEVNSTISTVNALAKALEVEPFELLKF, from the coding sequence GTGAATAATACGAGAGACGAAATATTTATAAAGAATTTTGGAGAACGAGTGAAACAGCTGCGTATATCTAAAGGAATGAGCCAAGAGCAGCTTATGTTAGAAGCGGAGGTAGGTAAAAATCAGATTGGATTGATAGAAAGAGGTGAGGTAAATTCTACTATTTCTACCGTGAATGCTTTGGCAAAGGCGCTGGAAGTAGAGCCATTTGAGTTACTAAAGTTCTAA
- a CDS encoding type I restriction-modification system subunit M encodes MSKVTQQEINQLAWNACDTFRGVVDPAEYKNYILVFLFLKYISDVWKDKKEQYAEKYDGDDQRVNRAMSRERFIIPDGCTYYDIYEQRGESNIGEIINKALDAIEEANKGKLDGVFRNIDFNSESNLGETKDRARRLKNLIEDFSNEKLDFRPSHVGNQDIIGNTYEYLISHFASDAGKRGGEFYTPAEVSELLARLLEPEEGMRIYDPACGSGSLLIKVAREIDSTNFSVYGQESNGSTWALCKMNMFLHELDNAQIEWGDTLNNPKLTEGDHLMKFDRVVANPPFSLDKWGAENAENDRYNRFWRGAPPKSKADYAFITHMIESSVEGTGKVGVIVPHGVLFRGSSEGRIRQKLIEENLLEAVIGLPAQLFFGTGIPAAILIFNRGKQTNDVLFIDASSEYAEGKKQNRLREEDLKKIVETYEGFKSIDKYSQVVSFDELKENEFNLNIPRYVDTFEEEEEIDVSALRGEIKELEDELSKVRKQMDMYLDELGF; translated from the coding sequence ATGAGCAAAGTAACACAACAAGAAATCAATCAACTCGCTTGGAATGCTTGCGACACCTTTAGAGGTGTTGTAGATCCTGCGGAGTATAAAAATTACATTCTCGTGTTCTTGTTTCTAAAATACATCTCGGATGTATGGAAGGACAAGAAAGAACAATACGCGGAAAAGTATGATGGTGATGACCAGCGGGTAAACCGCGCCATGAGTAGAGAGCGTTTTATTATTCCTGATGGATGCACGTACTACGATATTTATGAGCAGCGCGGAGAGAGTAATATTGGCGAGATTATCAATAAAGCCCTTGACGCCATTGAGGAAGCGAACAAAGGGAAATTGGATGGTGTGTTCAGAAACATTGACTTTAACAGTGAGTCTAACCTTGGAGAGACCAAAGACAGGGCTAGAAGGTTAAAAAACCTGATAGAGGATTTCTCTAATGAAAAATTGGATTTTAGACCCTCTCATGTAGGGAATCAAGACATCATTGGTAACACCTACGAATACCTGATTTCTCATTTTGCCAGTGATGCGGGTAAGCGTGGTGGGGAGTTTTACACGCCAGCAGAAGTAAGCGAATTGCTTGCACGATTATTAGAGCCCGAAGAAGGAATGCGTATTTATGACCCCGCCTGTGGTTCTGGCTCCCTTTTGATTAAAGTAGCTCGCGAGATTGATTCAACCAATTTCTCTGTATATGGACAAGAGAGCAATGGTAGTACATGGGCATTGTGTAAGATGAACATGTTCCTGCATGAGTTGGATAATGCTCAAATTGAATGGGGAGACACCCTGAACAATCCTAAGCTAACCGAAGGCGACCATCTCATGAAGTTTGACCGGGTTGTTGCGAACCCTCCATTTTCACTGGATAAATGGGGAGCTGAGAATGCTGAAAACGACCGATACAACAGATTTTGGCGTGGAGCTCCACCAAAGAGTAAGGCTGACTATGCTTTCATTACACACATGATTGAGAGTTCTGTGGAAGGAACTGGTAAGGTAGGTGTCATTGTTCCTCATGGTGTATTATTTAGAGGGAGCAGCGAAGGCAGAATTCGTCAGAAATTAATCGAAGAAAATCTGCTTGAGGCGGTTATCGGTCTTCCAGCACAACTGTTTTTTGGTACGGGAATTCCGGCAGCTATTCTGATTTTTAATCGTGGTAAACAAACCAATGATGTCCTCTTTATTGACGCCAGTAGTGAGTATGCAGAGGGTAAGAAGCAAAACCGTTTACGTGAAGAAGACCTCAAAAAGATTGTGGAGACCTACGAAGGGTTTAAATCAATTGACAAGTATAGCCAGGTTGTGTCGTTTGACGAGCTTAAGGAGAATGAGTTCAACCTGAATATTCCGCGTTACGTGGACACCTTTGAGGAAGAAGAAGAAATTGATGTTTCCGCATTGAGAGGTGAAATCAAAGAGCTGGAAGATGAGCTCTCAAAAGTGCGTAAGCAAATGGATATGTACTTGGATGAATTAGGGTTTTAA
- a CDS encoding SMODS domain-containing nucleotidyltransferase: MVSLNTYMNSLASSYYISHGSYERTAINGSVITIQKWLNEYFGKDILEVEVFGSWNRDTTLPRKYNSNSDVDIMIIFDHERLQNTPETYRTWLKGFAEKKYSRSQIQKDFPTVRVDMKHITFDLIPTKKTSFLITSYYIPDINNNWMSTEPHSFTNTVVSKNTTHGSIVKPVLRLIKCWNANNGQPFDSYLLEKHVIENVWWFFNNSIEDAFFAACKSLSSWGGTTFQNSKVQTLHNNVDWVREYQRRNDLSKAKQRLHKILPI; encoded by the coding sequence ATGGTTAGTCTCAATACATACATGAACAGTCTAGCTTCATCTTATTACATAAGCCATGGGAGCTACGAGCGAACAGCTATCAATGGATCGGTTATTACGATTCAGAAATGGCTGAACGAATATTTTGGAAAAGATATTCTGGAAGTAGAGGTTTTTGGATCATGGAATAGAGATACTACCTTACCCAGAAAATATAATTCTAATTCAGATGTCGACATCATGATAATATTTGATCATGAGCGACTTCAAAACACACCCGAAACATATCGAACATGGCTAAAGGGTTTCGCTGAAAAAAAGTATAGTCGATCTCAAATTCAAAAAGATTTTCCAACGGTAAGAGTGGATATGAAACATATCACATTCGATTTAATTCCAACGAAGAAAACATCCTTCCTAATAACAAGCTATTATATCCCTGATATAAATAACAACTGGATGTCCACTGAACCCCATTCATTTACAAATACGGTTGTCTCCAAGAATACCACTCACGGTAGTATTGTCAAGCCGGTATTAAGGTTAATTAAATGTTGGAACGCTAATAATGGACAACCATTTGATTCTTATTTATTAGAAAAGCATGTGATAGAAAATGTTTGGTGGTTTTTTAACAACTCGATTGAAGATGCGTTTTTTGCTGCATGTAAATCATTAAGCTCTTGGGGAGGAACAACCTTCCAAAACTCCAAAGTCCAAACGCTTCATAATAATGTCGATTGGGTGCGAGAGTATCAGAGACGCAATGATTTATCGAAAGCTAAACAACGTCTTCACAAAATATTACCAATATGA
- a CDS encoding nucleotidyltransferase domain-containing protein — protein MITEAAKNQYNDILGHLVETLDLTESQYTEAENRYKAVGNWLQKEGSPLAPYTPEVLPQGSFRLGTMIRPLDDTDTYDIDLVCKLNEAPTHYTQRNIKHSVGNRLKNNADYKRMLQPESQFCWTLKYADGTRFLMDIIPAVPDSMRRKLFSEHMAENLWQSALRTTDNESEYYDSNDHENWPKANPVGYAEWFKLQIQTFENKRKMFAESVKMKIEEVPDWRVKTPLQRAIQILKRHRDIMFMNDDNKPVSIIITTLAAKAYSQEDNIYDALLQVLDNMKSHISEKYSEKHNRLIRCVENPVNPEENFADMWAEYPKREEIFYEWLEKAKVDITNAISKSGLHNIQESLEKSFGNKDVIKAFSNYGDSLLEQRESGNLKMAAGTGLLGSTGRTSVKQHQNFGKKNG, from the coding sequence ATGATTACAGAAGCAGCAAAAAATCAATACAATGACATACTCGGCCACTTAGTTGAGACTTTGGATTTGACAGAATCACAATATACTGAAGCTGAAAACCGATATAAGGCGGTTGGAAATTGGCTTCAGAAAGAAGGATCTCCATTAGCGCCATATACTCCTGAGGTTCTTCCACAAGGGTCGTTTCGATTAGGGACAATGATACGTCCATTAGACGATACTGACACTTATGATATTGATCTGGTGTGTAAACTAAATGAAGCACCAACTCATTATACGCAAAGAAACATCAAACATTCGGTTGGAAATCGTTTGAAAAACAATGCTGATTATAAGCGAATGCTTCAACCAGAAAGTCAATTTTGCTGGACACTTAAATATGCTGATGGAACAAGATTCTTAATGGATATTATTCCAGCCGTACCAGATAGCATGAGACGAAAATTGTTTTCTGAGCACATGGCAGAAAACCTATGGCAGTCCGCTTTAAGAACAACTGACAATGAAAGTGAATATTATGATTCTAACGATCACGAAAATTGGCCCAAAGCAAATCCTGTAGGATATGCTGAATGGTTCAAGCTTCAAATACAAACATTTGAGAACAAAAGAAAAATGTTTGCAGAAAGTGTAAAAATGAAAATTGAAGAAGTTCCTGACTGGAGAGTCAAAACACCACTACAGCGTGCTATACAAATACTAAAGCGACATAGAGATATAATGTTCATGAATGATGATAACAAACCTGTATCAATCATAATTACAACATTGGCAGCGAAAGCATATAGTCAGGAAGACAACATTTATGATGCGCTACTTCAGGTGCTTGATAACATGAAATCTCATATCTCCGAAAAGTACAGTGAAAAGCATAATAGATTGATTAGGTGTGTAGAAAACCCAGTGAACCCTGAAGAAAACTTTGCGGACATGTGGGCAGAGTATCCTAAGAGGGAAGAAATTTTTTACGAATGGCTAGAAAAAGCCAAAGTAGATATTACCAATGCGATATCGAAATCTGGTCTACACAACATCCAAGAATCTCTTGAAAAATCCTTTGGAAACAAAGATGTCATAAAAGCTTTCAGCAATTATGGAGATTCATTACTTGAGCAAAGAGAAAGCGGAAATCTGAAAATGGCAGCTGGCACAGGCTTATTGGGGTCAACAGGGAGAACAAGTGTGAAACAACACCAAAATTTCGGAAAAAAAAATGGCTAA